The stretch of DNA TGGAACAAGCTGTTTCGCTGATCTGTCCGGTCTGACTGCGACGACCCCAACGACGAAGGGCAACTCCCACCTATGTCTAGTGTCACCATCACCTCGCTCACGAAGCGCTTCGGCGGCTCGAAGAGTGCGCCGGTGATAGACGATCTGAAACTGGAGATCGCCGAAGGCGAGTTCCTCGTTCTGCTCGGCGCGAGCGGATGCGGTAAGACGACCACGCTGCGCTGCCTCGCCGGATTGGAGTCGCCGTCGGCGGGCACGATCACCTTCGGTGATCAAGTGATGTTCGACGGCGACCGCAAGGTCGAGGTCGCCGCCGAGAAGCGCAGTGTCGGCATGGTGTTCCAGTCGTATGCGTTGTGGCCGCATCTGAAAGTGCGAGAGAACATCGCTTACCCGCTCAAAGCCCGCAAGATCAAACGTGGACTCGACGAGGGCTGGGTCCAAGGGGTCGCCGAGATGGTCGACTGCAGCCACCTGCTCGATCGATACCCCAGCCAGCTGAGCGGCGGTCAGCAGCAACGCGTGGCGCTGGCACGCGGCATCGTCGCGCGGCCCGAACTCGTCCTCTTCGACGAGCCGCTCAGCAATCTCGACGCCAAGCTGCGCCTGCAGGTCCGTGCCGATCTCCACGCCCTGCACGGCCGGATCGGTTTCACTGCTGTGTTCGTCACGCACGACCAGGACGAGGCACTCGCTCTCGCCGATCGCATCGCGATCATGCGCAACGGTCGCATCGAGCAGTGCGCGACCCCGTCGGAGATCTTCGAGCGACCCGGAACGGACTATGTCGCCGAGTTCATGGGCATGTCGAACCGAATCGAACTCAAGCGCAGCGGTGCAGGGTGGGCCGATCGAGCCGGATCGGCCGCGCGGATCCCGATCGTGGGACATAACGGGGACCTCATCGTGCGGGCTCGACCCGACCAAGTGTTTCTGCTCGGTGTCGGTGAGTCAGCGGCACTGAGCGTCTTCGCTACGGTGACGGGCACGGTGTACGGCGGCCGGCACGTGGACGTCACGCTCGACGCGGACGGAGCTCGACTGCAGGCACGCGTCGAGGCGCACGGTCTGAACGTCGCAGCGGGCGACCGCGTAGAGGTCGGTGTCGACGTCGACGCGGCGCGCTACTTCGACGCGCAGTCCGAACAGGCCGTCGCATCGGTCGGCGCCCGCGAGGTCGTCGCATGACGGCGGCAACGCTCGAGCGACCGCCTCTGAGCGGGGACAAGGGCTCCGCGCCACGTGCGCAATCGATGCTGTGGACCGACGCCCGTCGTCGGTTCGGCGTCTGGGTTCTGCTTCTGATCGTGGCGTTCCTGGTCGGCATGCCCCTGATCAAGTTGCAGGGGCTTGCTTTCGAGGACGGCGCCGCCGGTTACGATCGTGCTTTCCACACACCGGAACTCGGCACGCTCATCCTGCGCACGGTCTACCT from Gordonia humi encodes:
- a CDS encoding ABC transporter ATP-binding protein → MSSVTITSLTKRFGGSKSAPVIDDLKLEIAEGEFLVLLGASGCGKTTTLRCLAGLESPSAGTITFGDQVMFDGDRKVEVAAEKRSVGMVFQSYALWPHLKVRENIAYPLKARKIKRGLDEGWVQGVAEMVDCSHLLDRYPSQLSGGQQQRVALARGIVARPELVLFDEPLSNLDAKLRLQVRADLHALHGRIGFTAVFVTHDQDEALALADRIAIMRNGRIEQCATPSEIFERPGTDYVAEFMGMSNRIELKRSGAGWADRAGSAARIPIVGHNGDLIVRARPDQVFLLGVGESAALSVFATVTGTVYGGRHVDVTLDADGARLQARVEAHGLNVAAGDRVEVGVDVDAARYFDAQSEQAVASVGAREVVA